The segment CCGGCGTCGGCGACCATCAGCGCGGCGTCCTTATCGGCGGTGGGCGCGCCCGGCCAGCCGATCGGGGCGCCGTCGGCGAGGCCGACCGTCACCAGCGCGCCGTCCGCCAGCCGGACGCCCTCATGCTCGCCCGGTCCCTCGGCATAGCAGATGGCGAGGTCGAGATTGGCCTGGGTGAAGTCGAGCCCCTCGTCCGACGACAGCAGGACGAAGCGCAGCTCGGAATCGTTGCGGCCGAAATCGGCGAGGCGCGGCGCCAGCCATTTGGCGGTGAAGTCGCGCGGCGCGGCGATCGTCAGCGTCTTCGACGACTGGCCCGCCTGCATCGCCCGCACCGCCTCCTCGAACTGGAGGAAGCCGGCGCGCAGCGCGTCGAGCCCCGCCTCGCCCTCGGGCGTCAGTTCCAGTCCCTTGGCGGTGCGGCGGAACAGGACGACGCCCAGCGTATCCTCCAGCGCGCGAATCTGCTGGCCGACCGCGGCCGGCGTCACCGCCAGCTCGTCGGCCGCGCGGGTGAAGGACAGGTGGCGCGCGGCGGCGTCGAGGACGCGCAGGCCGTTGAGCGGCAGATGGGTTCTCTTCACGCCCCGATCCCTTCGTTACAAGGCCACCGCCGGGCCGATCAGCGGGAAGCGCGGGATCGCCGCCTCGAAGGTCGATCCGTCTTCCGCGACCATGTGGTAGCTGCCCTCCATCGAGCCCGTAGGGGTCTGGAGCGGGCAGCCCGAGACATAGTCATAGGCCTGGCCCGGCTCGATCACCGGCTGCTCGCCGACCACGCCCTCGCCGCGCACGTCGTGCTTGACGCCGCGCCCGTCGGTGATCAGCCAGTGGCGGGTGAGGAGCTGGACGGCCTGCTTCCCCTCATTCTCGATGCGGATATGGTAGGACCAGAACCAGCGGCCGCGCGCCGGTTCCGACTGTTCGGGCATGAAGGACACCGCCACCCGCACGACCACGCTGCGGGTCTGCGCGACATGCGGGAAGAGGGCCTGCATGATCACAGGCCGACGGCCCTCAGCGCCCTGTCGAAATCCTCGATGACGTCGAGCGGGTCTTCCAGACCGACATTGAGCCTGAGCATGCCTTCCTCGACTCCCATTTCCGCGCGCACCTCAGCCGACAGCCCGGCATGGGTGGTCGACGCGGGGTGCGTCATGAGCGAGCGAGAGTCGCCGATATTGTTCGAAATGTCGACCAGTTC is part of the Rhizorhabdus wittichii RW1 genome and harbors:
- a CDS encoding transcriptional regulator, LysR family (PFAM: regulatory protein, LysR; LysR, substrate-binding), yielding MKRTHLPLNGLRVLDAAARHLSFTRAADELAVTPAAVGQQIRALEDTLGVVLFRRTAKGLELTPEGEAGLDALRAGFLQFEEAVRAMQAGQSSKTLTIAAPRDFTAKWLAPRLADFGRNDSELRFVLLSSDEGLDFTQANLDLAICYAEGPGEHEGVRLADGALVTVGLADGAPIGWPGAPTADKDAALMVADAGLAIDAAAAGFGTAHVPGLLVERDIAEGRVRAHGDPVPTPKAYWLVAPTPQWRQKKVRALVATLTDI
- a CDS encoding ApaG domain protein (PFAM: ApaG domain protein) translates to MIMQALFPHVAQTRSVVVRVAVSFMPEQSEPARGRWFWSYHIRIENEGKQAVQLLTRHWLITDGRGVKHDVRGEGVVGEQPVIEPGQAYDYVSGCPLQTPTGSMEGSYHMVAEDGSTFEAAIPRFPLIGPAVAL